The following proteins are encoded in a genomic region of Cyclonatronum proteinivorum:
- the hepT gene encoding type VII toxin-antitoxin system HepT family RNase toxin produces the protein MLEARLQQLETNIAQLKAMKAAVLSSDSFQKDLQQQWALRYGLFESVQIVIDISCHLVSKHNLGTQNSYRDCIDALEKFRYITPDLADDIRGMIGLRNILIHEYVRIDINRLAAFLSDLSPFERFVQVMKDYVSNA, from the coding sequence ATGCTTGAAGCACGCTTACAACAGCTTGAAACCAATATCGCGCAGCTCAAAGCGATGAAAGCTGCGGTACTTTCATCAGATAGCTTTCAAAAAGACCTTCAGCAGCAGTGGGCGTTGCGGTATGGACTGTTTGAATCGGTTCAGATTGTCATAGATATCTCGTGTCACCTTGTTTCTAAACACAACTTAGGCACCCAAAACAGCTATCGGGACTGTATTGATGCCCTCGAAAAGTTCAGGTACATCACGCCTGATCTTGCCGATGACATACGCGGCATGATAGGGCTTCGCAATATTCTGATCCATGAATACGTGCGCATAGACATCAACCGCCTCGCAGCATTCCTATCCGACTTATCCCCCTTTGAACGCTTTGTTCAGGTAATGAAGGATTATGTAAGCAATGCATGA
- a CDS encoding ABC transporter ATP-binding protein: protein MKSILRDIVHKYFSNFAFFYRHLRYRVFVVLALSIMVGVMDGLGLAMFLPLLEMVAGDTEVTGEQMGNLAFLVNGLQALGLSLNLSVVLMVMLIFFTLKGAFKFLEQYKSVVYKQFFIRNIRESNIKLLSNYDYYNFVNADAGRIQNTMSGEVQKVTQAFKEYMKLMQHSVLIIVYTVLAFMANPQFALLVAIGGILTNFAFNNLYKKTKGLSRVLTKSNHGFQGLLIQQVAQFKYLKATGLIRSYANKLIEKTYEIEDSQRKIGVLGAIMSGIREPLLIGVVLVVILVQINFLGGTLGLIILSILFFYRALTAVMQVQTHWNKFLSNIGSLENIEAFIEELKKGKERTGKLTLQQFSKSIRLEQVSFYYGDIPILLDINLELHKNRSIAFVGESGSGKTTLMNIISGLLKPTSGSVTIDGVDAKQLNIATFQKRIGYITQDPVIFNDTIYNNVTFWAPKTAENILRFEDSLRKASIRNFVMEEQPDKEETQLGNNGINLSGGQKQRISIARELFKDVDFLFLDEATSALDSETEKEIQDNIDQLKGQYTIIMIAHRLSTIKNADRVVVLNKGRIERIGTYKELIGESESFKRMVELQEV from the coding sequence TTGAAATCAATCCTCCGCGATATCGTCCATAAATACTTCTCCAACTTTGCCTTCTTCTACCGGCATCTGCGGTACCGGGTATTTGTAGTACTTGCCCTTAGTATTATGGTAGGCGTGATGGACGGCCTTGGACTTGCGATGTTCTTGCCGCTGCTAGAAATGGTGGCCGGGGATACTGAAGTTACGGGTGAACAGATGGGGAATTTGGCGTTTCTGGTGAACGGCCTTCAGGCCCTGGGGCTTAGTCTGAATCTTTCTGTTGTTTTAATGGTGATGTTGATTTTCTTTACTCTGAAAGGAGCGTTTAAGTTTTTGGAGCAGTACAAAAGCGTAGTTTATAAGCAGTTCTTTATCCGTAATATCCGGGAAAGTAATATCAAATTACTCTCAAACTATGATTACTATAATTTTGTGAATGCAGATGCAGGTCGTATTCAAAACACAATGAGTGGGGAAGTTCAAAAGGTAACACAGGCTTTTAAAGAGTATATGAAACTCATGCAGCACAGTGTCCTGATAATAGTCTATACTGTATTGGCATTTATGGCGAACCCTCAGTTTGCACTGCTTGTTGCCATAGGTGGTATACTGACGAATTTTGCCTTTAACAATTTGTATAAAAAAACCAAAGGGTTATCCAGAGTTCTCACAAAAAGCAATCATGGATTTCAAGGGTTGCTTATTCAGCAGGTGGCACAGTTTAAATATCTAAAGGCTACAGGTTTAATCAGGAGCTACGCTAATAAACTTATTGAAAAAACCTATGAAATTGAAGATTCACAACGAAAAATAGGTGTTCTCGGCGCGATAATGAGTGGCATCAGAGAGCCATTGCTAATAGGTGTTGTTCTTGTTGTAATTTTAGTACAAATTAATTTCCTTGGTGGAACATTAGGATTAATTATCTTGAGCATACTGTTTTTCTATCGTGCTCTAACAGCTGTAATGCAAGTACAGACACATTGGAATAAATTCTTAAGTAATATTGGCTCTCTTGAAAATATCGAAGCATTCATCGAGGAATTAAAGAAAGGAAAAGAAAGAACTGGGAAACTAACTTTACAGCAGTTTTCTAAATCTATAAGACTTGAACAAGTCTCTTTTTATTATGGTGACATACCAATCCTACTAGATATTAATCTTGAATTGCACAAAAATCGATCTATTGCGTTTGTCGGTGAAAGCGGCTCAGGGAAGACAACATTGATGAACATAATTTCCGGTCTTCTTAAGCCTACTTCTGGTAGTGTGACTATAGATGGAGTCGATGCAAAACAATTAAATATAGCCACTTTCCAAAAGCGCATTGGCTATATCACGCAGGATCCTGTTATATTTAATGATACGATCTACAATAATGTTACCTTTTGGGCACCTAAGACTGCAGAAAATATTCTCCGCTTTGAAGACTCATTGCGTAAGGCAAGTATCCGTAATTTTGTGATGGAAGAACAGCCTGATAAAGAAGAAACACAGCTGGGAAACAATGGTATCAACCTAAGCGGCGGGCAAAAACAACGGATTTCCATTGCCCGAGAGCTGTTTAAAGATGTAGATTTCCTTTTCCTTGATGAAGCGACCTCCGCCCTTGATTCCGAAACTGAAAAAGAGATTCAGGATAATATCGATCAGCTAAAAGGTCAATATACTATCATCATGATTGCGCATCGTTTGTCAACAATTAAAAATGCAGATCGCGTGGTTGTTTTGAATAAAGGACGTATTGAACGTATTGGCACATATAAAGAATTGATAGGCGAATCAGAATCTTTTAAGCGAATGGTTGAATTGCAGGAAGTTTAG
- a CDS encoding nucleotidyltransferase domain-containing protein, which translates to MTKSQRKTIITDFLLRQDDVLFVVFFGSFAQEGYERYRDIDVAVFMTEIPELLRQGYFISELEHLCGCRVDVVILNDLYKTNPLLSQEIVGRHIMIPNMRIRPVDEVTECFAGYCVRSLRAFEDTRYLRRLMSEAFTKRLKNHQFAQFDLVNQD; encoded by the coding sequence ATGACCAAATCTCAAAGAAAAACCATCATCACCGATTTTTTGCTGCGGCAGGATGATGTCTTGTTTGTTGTTTTCTTTGGGTCCTTTGCGCAGGAAGGCTACGAGCGGTACCGTGATATTGATGTTGCCGTTTTCATGACCGAAATCCCTGAGCTCCTGCGGCAGGGATATTTTATATCGGAACTCGAACATCTGTGCGGGTGCAGGGTTGATGTTGTCATCCTGAACGATCTCTATAAAACCAACCCGCTGCTCTCCCAGGAAATCGTGGGGCGCCATATCATGATTCCTAATATGCGTATCCGTCCTGTAGATGAAGTGACCGAATGTTTTGCCGGGTACTGCGTCCGCTCGCTTCGTGCTTTTGAGGATACCCGTTACCTCAGAAGGCTGATGAGTGAGGCATTTACCAAACGCCTCAAGAACCATCAGTTTGCACAGTTTGATCTGGTCAATCAGGATTAA
- a CDS encoding ParB N-terminal domain-containing protein — protein sequence MNITKRLHLAYFYFHKKINHWRLFSLLPMQLQLDILPANLGSNYLYDQTIWIKTSSIKYGGRPYVGKRKIIQCGDWDIEEKIKINEFIRKNENTSSIVEIILDGKHYSNTKQYKTMLNALNEGIKHSVLRGCSSVEEINNYFENMIATYYTIQKNGFKAQSELIDGNEEDEMAIYIDRYGEFNKFVGPGHHRLAFAILLNIEYIPCKIVSIHCNYFWNNYDSKLNLSDNITSIINAYSELDNY from the coding sequence ATGAATATAACTAAAAGGTTACACCTTGCTTATTTCTATTTCCATAAAAAGATAAATCATTGGCGATTATTTAGTTTGCTACCAATGCAACTACAGCTTGATATTCTTCCAGCTAATTTAGGTAGTAATTATTTATACGACCAAACTATTTGGATAAAAACAAGTTCTATAAAGTATGGTGGTCGGCCATATGTTGGTAAAAGAAAAATTATTCAGTGTGGCGATTGGGATATAGAAGAAAAAATTAAGATTAATGAGTTTATCCGTAAAAACGAAAATACCTCTTCTATAGTTGAAATCATTCTAGATGGTAAACATTATTCTAATACTAAACAGTATAAGACAATGCTTAATGCATTAAATGAGGGTATTAAACATAGTGTATTAAGAGGGTGTAGTTCTGTTGAAGAAATAAATAATTACTTTGAAAATATGATAGCCACTTACTATACAATACAGAAAAATGGTTTTAAAGCGCAGTCTGAATTAATAGATGGAAATGAAGAAGATGAAATGGCAATTTATATTGATAGGTATGGAGAGTTTAATAAATTCGTAGGTCCTGGCCATCATCGTTTGGCTTTTGCTATACTATTGAATATTGAATATATACCTTGCAAAATAGTGAGTATACACTGTAACTATTTTTGGAATAACTACGATTCAAAACTGAACTTGTCTGACAATATCACATCAATAATTAATGCGTATTCAGAGCTAGATAATTATTAA